A single Saccharolobus shibatae B12 DNA region contains:
- a CDS encoding MarR family transcriptional regulator: MNINRQNRFYIVKRNLILEYCKTPRSFTELRKLTDMSDAGLSKALNDLVKEGYLQKTSDGKYVITDKVMQSYKERIVNGIWFKYQGISDEKIEKMADLLKDEGEFYIVASKGNIKTDDLILMLQYLLLFE, encoded by the coding sequence ATGAATATAAATAGGCAGAATAGATTTTATATCGTGAAGAGAAATTTAATACTCGAATATTGTAAGACTCCGAGATCCTTCACGGAACTGAGGAAACTAACTGATATGTCCGACGCGGGTCTGTCTAAGGCACTAAACGATCTAGTAAAAGAGGGGTATTTGCAGAAGACATCAGATGGAAAATATGTGATAACTGATAAGGTAATGCAAAGCTATAAGGAGAGAATAGTTAATGGAATCTGGTTTAAATATCAAGGAATTTCTGACGAAAAAATTGAGAAAATGGCTGATCTTTTGAAGGATGAGGGAGAATTTTACATTGTAGCTTCTAAAGGCAATATCAAGACAGACGATTTAATTCTAATGCTGCAGTACCTATTATTATTTGAATAA
- a CDS encoding PaREP1 family protein: protein MNSPEVVKLYDKLNKKEKLSDYDLSLIKSLSYETGWSRDDIMDEIKNLDKDPRQRIEIYKKIFEEYYEEAIKLRDRQGGEKLWGAVTALIKVYAANKGIMLSHWSHYDLYNFIASNVEKKKQIRLSDGTLIKPYQLFVDLLAFADQLHKNFYESHLPKEVFEDIFNEVVELVKKAKEIIF, encoded by the coding sequence GTGAATTCCCCAGAAGTAGTTAAGCTCTACGATAAGTTAAATAAAAAGGAAAAGCTTAGTGACTACGACCTCTCTCTAATTAAAAGTCTATCATACGAAACGGGATGGAGCAGGGATGACATTATGGACGAGATTAAAAATTTAGATAAGGACCCTAGACAACGTATTGAAATTTACAAAAAGATTTTTGAAGAATATTATGAGGAAGCTATAAAATTAAGGGATAGACAAGGTGGAGAGAAATTGTGGGGAGCAGTTACAGCGTTGATAAAAGTATATGCTGCTAATAAGGGAATAATGTTATCTCATTGGAGTCATTACGATTTATATAATTTCATCGCAAGTAATGTCGAAAAGAAAAAGCAAATTAGACTATCAGATGGCACTTTAATAAAACCTTACCAGCTATTTGTTGACCTATTAGCCTTTGCCGATCAACTACATAAGAACTTTTACGAATCGCATTTACCTAAGGAGGTATTTGAAGATATTTTCAATGAGGTTGTCGAACTTGTAAAGAAGGCTAAGGAGATAATATTTTAG
- a CDS encoding RAMP superfamily CRISPR-associated protein — MAIQLFKLNFKLTTGFRVGGSQEIGDNVLRQLRIGPEGVMIPASSWKGMFRRVSEVILNNNDHFEGHSKKEIDIKTIGALLKSDERFRRIAVSNVGKDVITQNGINVSKLTSESLNELREIYNEYNCPIERLYGSNYFAGGITISDSLITSASITERTHVTIDRKSKKSSEGHLFIEEVVNTEKIVVKVIVRNEFELWRNTLKFLKEVGYFIGGSKSRGIGYIVLDDSESTFAVVSNISEIPKFTEIKGYLS; from the coding sequence ATGGCTATTCAATTATTTAAATTGAATTTCAAGTTAACTACGGGATTCAGAGTAGGGGGAAGTCAAGAGATAGGCGACAACGTATTACGTCAATTAAGAATAGGACCAGAAGGTGTAATGATTCCTGCAAGTAGTTGGAAGGGAATGTTTAGAAGAGTAAGTGAGGTCATTTTAAATAATAATGATCATTTTGAAGGGCATAGTAAAAAGGAAATAGACATTAAGACGATAGGAGCTCTGTTGAAGAGTGATGAGCGGTTTAGAAGGATAGCCGTTAGTAATGTTGGTAAGGATGTTATTACACAAAATGGTATAAACGTTAGTAAGCTAACTAGTGAAAGCTTGAATGAACTAAGGGAAATCTACAACGAATATAATTGCCCAATAGAGAGATTGTATGGAAGTAATTATTTTGCTGGTGGTATAACTATTTCAGATAGTCTAATTACTAGTGCGAGTATCACGGAAAGAACACACGTCACTATTGATAGGAAAAGTAAAAAGTCCTCTGAAGGGCATTTGTTCATCGAGGAGGTGGTTAATACTGAAAAGATTGTAGTTAAGGTAATAGTTAGAAATGAGTTCGAATTATGGAGGAATACTTTAAAGTTCTTAAAGGAAGTTGGCTATTTCATAGGAGGAAGTAAGTCTAGGGGTATTGGTTATATTGTACTAGACGATAGTGAGAGTACATTTGCAGTCGTAAGTAACATCAGCGAGATTCCGAAATTTACAGAAATAAAGGGATATCTTAGTTAA